The window CGCCGGTGAAGGCACGCAACGTCGTCTTGGTGCACGGCCTGTTCGCCGACGGCTCGTGCTGGTCCGAGGTCATTCCGCGCCTGCAGGCCGCCGGGCTCAATGTGACATCCGTGCAAAATCCGCTGACCACGCTGCCGGAAGCGGTCGCCTCGGCGCAGCGGGTGCTCGATCGTCAGGATGGCCCGACCGTTCTGGTCGGCCATTCCTTCTCCGGCATGATCGTCACCGAGGCCGGCGTGCATCCGAATGTCTCGGCGCTGGTCTATGTCGCCGCGCGCGCACCCGACGCGGATGAGGACTACACCGCGCTGGCAAAAACCTATCCGACGCCGCCCGCGAGCGCCGGCATTGTGTTCGATGGCGACGAGGGCCGGCTGAGCGAGGAGGCGTTCCTGCGCGATTTCGCCGGTGACCTGCCGGAAGCCAAGGCGAAGGTGCTCTATGCCGTGCAGCAGCCGTTCCACAAGCAATTGCTGTCGGGCAAGACCAGCCACGCGGCCTGGCGCAGCAAGCCGAGCTACTACGCGGTCTCGACCGAGGACCGCACCATCAATCCGGATCTCGAACGCTTCATGGCCAAGCGCATGGGCGCCACCACGATCGAGGTGAAGGCCAGCCATCTCGCGTTGATCTCGCAGCCTGAACCGATTGCGCGGCTGATCCTCAAGGCAGCGGGCCGGTCGGAGTGAGCATCGGCGGCAAGCGTGCTTCGGCAGCGAACTCCGTTTTCGCCTCTCCCCGCGTGTGGGGAGAGGTCGGAATGGTTGCGTCGCGAATGCGTGTGCGCCCGAACGCGGCAAAACAGCCGATGTCCGGCACGATCCAAATTTCATCAAGGGCAGTACGTCGACGGAGCGGTGACGGCTCTCAGCTGTGCATCAAGAACGGTCCTGCGTGCGCGATCCTCAACTTTCGGATTTGTAACGGCTGCGGGCATTTTCCGATCAACTGCGCCCACCGCAGGCTTGCGCTTGGTGCTGAGCGCGTTCAGGAGCGCCGCGACGGCGGTCATCATCAAGACGCCGCCGAGACTGAGCGCGATCTGCATCGCAGGCCAGTTCGAGATGTTGAACAGATCAAACTGGCTGACCAGCGCCAGGAGGACGCCGAGGCAATAGATCGGTAGCGAATTCTCGCCACACCACCGCGCGCCACGCAGCATCGGCGTCGATAGTCCTCGCCAACCCTCGGGAACAAGCCATGACGCCACGATCGCGAGAGCCAGGAAATGCAGTAGCCGCAACGGGCTCAGATTCGATTTGTCCAGTGGAAACAGCAAATCCGTCAAAGCCTGCGGCACCAGCGGCTTGATCTGCTGGCCGAGCGCAAGGAACAGGCTCAGCGCGAGAAAGAGGGTGGAAAGGACCAGCGCAGGGCGCGACGTTATCCAATCCCGGATTGTCTTCCCCTCGATGACGTACCATGCGCCCAGCACGACCAGAAACTGCCATGCCAGCGGGTTGAAGAACCAGACGCCGTCGGGCCAGGCGGGAACGCGCCAGCCGAAAAAGTGCACCAGAGCATAAAGCAACAGCGAAAGGCCAAGCGTAACGTTTGGTGCGCGCAGCAGCAGCCACAGCAACGGTGCGAACAGCACGTGGCAGATCACAAAGACCGGCAAGACATCGGTATTGACAGGGCGGAATTGCAGGATTGCGGCGTGCGCAAGCGCCGCGCCCGGACGTTCGAAAAAAACGCGCGTATTGCTGTCATCGGCAAGATGATCGCTGCCCGCGACATAGACGAGCACGGCGCAAGCGAGCGCGAGCAAGAGAAAGGCGGCATAGATATCCCATCCCCGCCGCAGCGAACGGCCGATCACGCCTCTCCAGCCGTCACGTTGGCGGGCTCTGCCGTAGGCCAGCGCGCAAGTCACGCCCGAAATGAACATGAATATTTCGGCGGCGTCGCAGAAGCCGTAGTTGCGCAGCGTCAGCCAGCTTCCGACGTTATTTGGAACGTGGTCGAGAAAGATCCACCACAACGCGATCCCGCGACAGACGTCGATGCGCGGGTCGCGACCGGTCGATCTGAATTCTGGCGGAGCTTCGCCGATCAATCGCTTCGAGGTGTGGGTTCGATCATGCATCTGTCGATCTGTCCGGCGTGCGCGCGGCCTCGTCGGGCGCAAATCCAACGAACGTTGGATGCTCCAAGGCGTGCGCGTGCCGGACCAGCCTCCGGCCGAGCCATGGGATTGGACGCTCCAGCTAC of the Bradyrhizobium quebecense genome contains:
- a CDS encoding alpha/beta fold hydrolase, whose translation is MMMNRRTFSTALLAGAAASLVSSRGIAATTPPVKARNVVLVHGLFADGSCWSEVIPRLQAAGLNVTSVQNPLTTLPEAVASAQRVLDRQDGPTVLVGHSFSGMIVTEAGVHPNVSALVYVAARAPDADEDYTALAKTYPTPPASAGIVFDGDEGRLSEEAFLRDFAGDLPEAKAKVLYAVQQPFHKQLLSGKTSHAAWRSKPSYYAVSTEDRTINPDLERFMAKRMGATTIEVKASHLALISQPEPIARLILKAAGRSE
- a CDS encoding OpgC domain-containing protein, with product MHDRTHTSKRLIGEAPPEFRSTGRDPRIDVCRGIALWWIFLDHVPNNVGSWLTLRNYGFCDAAEIFMFISGVTCALAYGRARQRDGWRGVIGRSLRRGWDIYAAFLLLALACAVLVYVAGSDHLADDSNTRVFFERPGAALAHAAILQFRPVNTDVLPVFVICHVLFAPLLWLLLRAPNVTLGLSLLLYALVHFFGWRVPAWPDGVWFFNPLAWQFLVVLGAWYVIEGKTIRDWITSRPALVLSTLFLALSLFLALGQQIKPLVPQALTDLLFPLDKSNLSPLRLLHFLALAIVASWLVPEGWRGLSTPMLRGARWCGENSLPIYCLGVLLALVSQFDLFNISNWPAMQIALSLGGVLMMTAVAALLNALSTKRKPAVGAVDRKMPAAVTNPKVEDRARRTVLDAQLRAVTAPSTYCP